The following coding sequences lie in one Rutidosis leptorrhynchoides isolate AG116_Rl617_1_P2 chromosome 4, CSIRO_AGI_Rlap_v1, whole genome shotgun sequence genomic window:
- the LOC139842913 gene encoding uncharacterized protein has product MLALCNIKWWWRFKTDQNSLWAKVITSIYGSGGGLDCANHDRTYSGATTWRNIIKVGAAIDAQGIEFSSSFFKSIGSGNDTLFWEEMWVGNSKLKDSFGRLYALETDKQATVQDRINGSSGSNVFNWKWARPIRGRAHNDLDLLVGLIESITFVYGEVDKWKWRLDQDGVYKSKTMALLIDDKRLGTHSSSETLLNKAVPQKIGIFVWRVKQKRIPVRVELDKRGIDLDSILCPLCSNNTETVDHTLLECTKVKELWLLFFKWWNSSNANLSSLEQIFDYTSAHPGITKVSKQIWQSAKWACSYFIWRARNEVVFKNKVWNGDSILTNIQTASFAWISKRLKKSNLDWSQWLINPSSFISSNHNRSGVG; this is encoded by the coding sequence ATGCTTGCACTATGTAATattaaatggtggtggcgtttcaaAACCGACCAAAATAGTTTATGGGCGAAAGTCATTACTAGTATTTACGGGTCGGGGGGCGGTTTAGATTGTGCTAACCATGACAGGACTTATTCGGGAGCAACAACTTGGAGAAACATTATTAAAGTTGGTGCTGCTATAGATGCTCAAGGAATTGAATTCTCATCATCCTTCTTCAAAAGCATTGGAAGTGGAAACGACACCTTGTTTTGGGAAGAAATGTGGGTAGGCAACAGCAAGCTAAAAGACTCATTTGGCAGGCTATATGCTCTCGAAACAGACAAGCAGGCTACCGTCCAAGATAGAATTAACGGGTCATCGGGGTCAAATGTCTTCAATTGGAAATGGGCCAGGCCGATCAGAGGTCGAGCCCATAATGATTTAGATCTGCTCGTGGGTTTAATCGAAAGTATAACTTTTGTCTATGGGGAAGTTGATAAGTGGAAATGgcgtttagatcaagatggagtctACAAATCGAAAACAATGGCTCTATTAATCGATGATAAAAGGCTGGGCACACATTCTTCatccgaaacactattaaataaagCAGTACCACAAAAAATCGGTATTTTCGTTTGGAGAGTAAAACAAAAAAGGATCCCGGTCAGAGTCGAACTCGACAAACGAGGGATAGATTTAGACTCTATTTTATGTCCGTTATGCTCCAACAATACAGAAACAGTGGATCATACTTTATTGGAGTGTACCAAGGTTAAAGAGTTATGGTTGCTATTTTTCAAATGGTGGAACTCTTCAAATGCAAATTTGTCTTCTCTTGAGCAGATTTTCGATTACACTTCTGCCCATCCTGGGATCACAAAAGTTAGCAAACAAATATGGCAGAGTGCTAAATGGGCTTGTAGCTATTTCATATGGAGGGCCCGAAACGAGGTGGTTTTCAAGAACAAAGTGTGGAACGGGGATTCGATTCTAACCAATATTCAAACGGCCAGCTTCGCTTGGATCTCGAAACGCTTAAAGAAATCCAACTTGGATTGGTCACAATGGCTAATTAACCCGAGCTCCTTCATCTCCTCCAACCACAATAGATCGGGAGTCGGCTAA